CTGCGCCCGCACAGCCCGGGGCGTTACCGGGGCACCAAAACAGCCAATAGTGTTCATGCTGGCGTCGCGCGCGGCCGGCGCGCTCGACCGCAGCAGCGCTCGCAAGGAGCGCGACTAAGGTGAACCAGCCTCCATCTGACGCATTGTTCTTGCGCAGCGTCCCGAAAACGCGTTCGATGCTCCGCTGTGTCGCTTCGCCGCGAAAGCAATGACTGTCGATCATCGTCGCGGGCTGGCGAGTGCTGCTCCGTTTGGCCAATGGCAATCGGAGCAAACGCACTGTCACTTCCGCCTATCTCGGGTCCGGACGAACCCTCACCTTGGACAGCCGCGGCAGGCAGGGATCTAGGAAGTTGGCGGCATGGCGGCCGGAACGATTTGTTGTCTTCCGCGTTCTCGTGGCGCAGTGCGGAGATCCTATCAAGATGAGTACCCATTTCCATCCCAAGACCATTTTTGCAGGTCGGGCCAACGAGGTTTTGGACGTCAAGCAATTTGCAAGCGACCACAAGCTCGACGACAAACAGACACGTGACCTCCTCCGCCTGTTTGGCGCCTTCGCGACCCGTCATGAGCTGCTCGCCAACTGCGTCTTGCCACGCACTACGGGTTAAGAGCAAGTCGGCTCCGAAATCTCGCCCGCCGATTAGGCGCGGGCCGACGGTAGAGCGAGGCGGTGCCCGTGCAAGTTTCCAGGCGCCTTGGCACGGATCGGAAAAATTGCTGCTTGGTGGACAGTCACAAAGATCGGAACAGTCTAGCGCTTTTGAGCACCCACAGGGAGGAGTGACTTGCGAAGAAAGCTTAACGCTTTTGCAGCTCCCCGCGTGGAAATCGTATGTCCGACACCCTCCTCTACCTCGAGCTCGACCTTAAATCCGGCGGCTCCGAGACGCGCTGCAGCCATCGTCGAGGCAAAAGCCGGTATCGTCTGGTCGGCCTCTCCGTGAACCAAGAGAACCGGCGTCTCGTTGCGCTTGGAAGAGACGGGCGTGGGCGGAAGAAGACCCGAAAACGAAACGAGAGCGCCAATCGTCCAGCGGCCACTGGCAACCGCGTCGAGGGCGACGATCGCGCCTTGCGAGACGCCAACGAATGCGACGCGATGGTGGGCGTTACGAAATCCTTCTCTGTCAATGATCTCGCCAACGACTGTGTCGAAGGCGGCCCGCACAGCCTCGATCCGTTCCGGCTGGAGCTGATAGGCGTCGACGTTGAACCACTGATGGCCACGCGGGTGGGGAAAGGGCGCGTCGAGAGCAACGAAACGCGCGTCTGGAAGAGACGAGCGCCAGGACGAGGCAAGCGGCATCATCTGAGCCCCTGACGCACCGATACCATGGAAGAAAATGACGAGAATATCCCGCGAAGTCATAGGATCCTTGAGAAAGTGCGATGGAAGGTGACTCGGCGCGTGCCGGAACAGATAAGTCCGAGCGAGTCCGCCACTTTACAGCGGCGGGCCATGCCAACCGCTTTTTTTCGGCCACGCCAGTAGATGTGTCTCTACCGCGGTGGCCGCAAGCACCCGGTGTTGCTGCGTACGCTGGGGGACAGAGCACTTCCGTCCCGGTCGCTTTTCTCTCCGCTCTTCAGTAAAGCGTCGGCGCAAGCACATAATCGCTGCAAGTGCGGTAGATTTCCACACGCGGCAGTAGCGCTGGCCGTGCCTCTCTGCGATCGCCTCTCCTGCGGCCAAGCATCGGCCTCCTAAATTTATCGGCCGGTCCAGAGCCCGCGAGAGCACCAAAGCGCGCATAGTCTCCGAAACCTTCAAGGTCGTGCGGCGACCTCGAGGTACCGCGGCGGACCGAGATTGCCGCCGCCGCTCTAAAGCTCCCGGGACACGGGAACCGAGGTCTCGATCAGCATCCCGGGATTAGCGGAGAATGAAATGTGTGAGCGCAATTCAGCGAGTCAGCGAGATGGTCTCGCGTAGACGCGAATCGCTATGGTAGATGGCAGATCAATCTCATTGGCGATGATGGTGGCGCGGTCACCGTTCATTGGGCTGGAGCGAAATCACCGCCGAGCAGCTTCTCGAACGCGGGCGTGCGGAATGGTCCGACTGAACGCCTTCGGCACGCGTGGCGGCCGAAGGTGCCTCAACGCAGATGATGTCGCCAGGAATGGGAATTTCGACCCGGAGCTTCTGCTGGTGAAGTGGCGTTGAGTGTAAACTTGCCGGCTGCAGGAAACTCGTGCTGCTCTTGGAAGTTTCATCCAGAAGAGGAGGACCCCCGATGCGATGGCGATCATGGCTGACAGATCTCGGATCATGGACCGCAAGCCCATATGCGTTTGCCATCGTCGCCGTCTACGGGCTGTCATGGTTATTCTTCAGCCCTGAGACGTTGGAGTGGCACGGCTTTGCCACCCTCGCGACATGGCTGATGACCCTGTTCATCCAACGTGCTGAACATCGTGATACGCAAGCGATACATGCTAAACTTGATGAATTGCTGCACGCTCATGGAGACGCCGACAACGAAATCTCCCGTCTCGACGAGAAGGAACCAGAACAAATCGAGCAATTTCGACAGAACCATACTACTTCGGACTAGGATTCTGCAGGCATCTGGAATTCTTCATCAACTGTTTCGTGCCAAGCCATACGGCTCGCCCGTCTCCATCCGCGCACCCTACCGACGCAAGAGCAAAACAGGCGGGCAAGAGACATTCACACGGCCTCGGTAGGATCTGGAGCATTGCCAAATGCGCTCAAACATGTCAGCGGTAGGTCCTGCGGGAACCGACGACAAAGTCGAGCGGCCTGTCTTTCGACATTATTTTAACCTGTCGCATGTCTACAGTGTCGCCTTGACCAAATGATCTCGGACCACGTCTTCCTATCTCTTGAAACTTCACGCCGGCTCCGGCTTAGGTTCGTCCGGACCATTCCTGGAATGTCGATAGGAGGAAGCGGTCATTGCCTGTCGAATTCACGGACCTTGACGGATGCCCAGCCGAAAATGGGCTTTGCGAAGGTGCTCCGACGCAGCCGCTCGCGACGCCTTCTAATGTTGCGGACGAGTACGCAGGTCGTCGAGCAGTCTTTGCGGCGGCAGAGGCCCTCTCGGATAGGGAAGCCCGACGTGCCGCTCAGTTCGCCCACAGTCTTCGAACAATCTTTGAACGCATGCGGCGCTTCGGGATCGATCAAATTGCAGGTTCAGCTGTAGTAACCTGCGGGCCGTTTCGCATTCCGATCGTCCTTGGCCGGCCCGTGGGACTGCATCATGGCGAGCCGGCCGACCTCGCGTCGGGTGCCTAAGGCCTGGTCACCGCCGTTTTTCTGTCGCTGCAGGTCGCGCCTTGCTGACAGAACTACCAGCCATGCCTTTTGAGACGAGAACGTCACCTTGTCTGCCGGATTTGTCCATATTCAGACTTTTAAGATCCAACCATTCTTCTGCCTTTCTCAACCTGGTGACAGAAGGGGCGGGCAAGTTGGCTTCAGTTTCGGTTTCATTTTCGTTGTCCATCAAATCCGTTCTCCTAAAACACTCAATCAAGCGACCTTCGATCTGGAAGCCGCAGGCAAGTCTCGGTGCTCCGAAGGGCCGCCACTGGCTCGGCGATTGGCGGCTTCGACGGCGAGTGTCGACGTCGTCATCGATCGACGAAATCGCCAAGGTTCGTACGCCGTTCAAACCATGAGGTCTGCCGGAAGTTTCAATGTGGATGCGGATGATGTGTTGGCTGGCGTCCATCTTGAAAGGCCAAAGGCCGGCTGGCATCGATTGTTGGCCAAAGCTCCGATCTGGCGGGAACAATCGCGTGATGGGGTGGTTAAGCGGGCCTCGCCAACCCAAGGAAAAATCAATGTTCTATACAGACAATAAGCTGCAATTTCCCGTGCGTGTCGAAACGCCGGATCCGCAGTTCGCCCGCGCCCTGCAGCAGGCAATTGGCGGCGTCGAGGGCGAAATCCGTGTCGCCATGCAATATTTTTTCCAGGCCTGTGGCGCGCGCGGCAATCCGAAGTTTCGCGATCTTCTCATGAACACTGCCACAGAAGAGCTCGGCCATATCGAGATGCTTGCGACGGCGGTTGCTCTCAACCTTGAAGGTGCTCCGGTTTCGGTCAAGGACGAAGTGGCTGCCGATCAAGTCGCAAGCGCGGTCCTCGGTGGCATCAACTCGAAGAATCTGCTGTTTGCTGGTCTGTCGGCAATGCCGGTGGATTCTGACGGTGTTCCGTTCGACATGTCGCACATTTACGCGAGCGGCAACATCGCCGCAGACATGACGGCTAATGTCGCAGCGGAGTCGACCGGCCGCGTACTGGCAACGCGACTTTACAACTTGACCAACGAACGCGGCATGAAGGAGATGCTGTCCTTCCTGATCGCCCGCGACACGATGCACCAGAACCAGTGGCTGGCAGCCCTCGAGGAGCTTGGCGGATCCACGGGCGTCTTTCCAATCCCCAACAGCTTCCCTCAGGAGCAGGAAAACCAGGAATTCAGCTACGCCTATCTCGGATTTCATCAGGACGGCAGCGCGCCCGCTGCAGGCCGGTGGTCGCAGGGACCCTCCATCGATGGCAAGGGCGAGTTCGTGACCGCCCTTATGAAGCCGCTTGGTCCTGAACCGGCGCTCGGTCCAGCCAATAGCGGTGCACAAAGCGAACAGATGTAACCTTAATGGCGGGCTTCGGCCCGCCATGTCTAGCTGCAGGGCGGGTGGTCGTCCTTGTCTTCTCCGTCTACCATTCAATCACGGCCTCCAGCAATAGCCCCAACGGCATCAAGACAGAGGGGACCAGTCCCAGCCCAGCAGCGGGGGTGAAGGAGCACCAGCGTCGCTGCTGAGGAAGGGCGGCAGATCTAGGTACTCGTCATATGCTTCCTTGCCTATCGTCATCTTCCACGTCTCGTCGAAGATTAGTGCTCGACGAGAGCGCCGCCGGTTTCTCCATAGTGGTGTCGCTTACATGTGGCCTTGAGGTCTTCTGGTCGGACAGTCTGCCAGTCCGCGGCGTTTTGCTCTTTGCTGCGTCACCCGTCCGGCCACGGGCTGGCAGTTTCGGTACGATTGCATACCACCTTACCTCTGCCTGTTGATTTCAGGCGAGAATTGATCAACCTTCGTGCTCCAGTGAGGGAGGGGCGCAGCGCCGGGGGACGACGCCCAAGAGGCGGGGTGGTTCGTGAAGGAACTGCCCCGTCTTTGATTCGGAGCGATGGTTGTTATGTCGACGCCAGTTAATGTCGCTCGCGGACCCGACCAGATCATGTGCTACATGAACCTCAGGGAATTACTGCCCGTTCGCGGTGCTTGCGCCTTCGCATCTCCGCATCGTTCGAGGTCGCGCCCCTACGCGCGGAACAGGCAGCAAGGGACCACAACGTCGTCCGCCTGGCCGGCGCTCTTCCACCGGATCGATCCGCTCCGTGGGTGATGCCGGTCACCCCCCAAACCGTTCTCGTCAACTTGATCCTGGATCGATGTCCCCGGATCGGCGGCGCCAAAACTGTCTGCCGTCGGAGGAGATCTCGATGTCTCGGCGAGCTGGTTCTCAGTCACAGGTCCTTCCTTAAACAAACCGCCGGGCACCATAGACATTTCCGGAAGCAGGCTCGTTTAGCATGTCGGTACAGCCGACCGCTTACCTAGCCATTTCAGCACTCGGATTTCGTCCAAGTCCATCCAATCAAGAAGCCGAGTGCTCCGCGTCCTCAGCTTGAGGACATCGCTCAACGACCCGGCCTCGAAGTCCTCGAAAACCCCGGGATGAATGTAGGACGAGCGGCAGACGGATCGCGTGTTGACGAGTGTTGCGGCGACCCCGTCTATGGCTTGGTTCAGCTGACGCGAGAGCTCGCGTTTGGTAGACGCCGCCTTGATCGACGCAAGCGCGTCAACCGCCAAGCATGTGGCACCCCAGGTTCGAAATTGTCTCGAACTGAAATCCTCTCCGGTAATGTCCTTGATATAGCAGTTCACATCATGTGACGTGATCTGGCGGCATGCACCGTCCTCGCATATATACTGGAACAGGTTTTGCCCCGGCAGTTCCTGAAGTTTGCGCACCACATTGGCGATCCGGCGGTCGCTGTGCGAAAGGTTCCACTCCTTGCCGGATTTGCCTTTGAAGCGGAACCTGACGCTACCCCCTTCGACGACGACGTGACGACTGCGTAGCGTGGTCAGTCCATAGGATTTGTTCGTCTTGGCGTAGGCAGCGTTGCCAATTCGAATGTAAAGATTGTCCAGCATCCACACGACCGTCGCCAATGCCTTGTCCATGGTAAAGCCGCGTGAACGAAGATCGCTATCAACCCTCTCGCGCAGGTCGGGAAGTCGGCGGGCAAACTCGCCGAGGCGATCAAACTTTGCCTTGCCGCGTTCGGCATGCCATTCGGGATGATAGCGATACTGCCGCCTTCCGCGGGCATCGGTTCCGACGGCCTGCAGGTGGGAAAATGGGTTGGTCGAGATGATGACATTTTCATAGGCGGGCGGAATCGCGAGGGCGTTGAGCCGCTCGATCTCCGACGGTTCCGTGATGCGCCTGCCGTCCGGCCTGTAATAGTCGAAGAAATCCCCCCGCTTCTCCCGGGTGATGCCTGTTTCAAGACCGGGGACGTAGACGAGGCCGGAGGCAAGCTTTGCCTCCGCGGTCATGATATCGAAGTCGGTGGCGATCTGGTTCATCTGCCGGTAACTTGAAGACGTCGATTCGGTTCCCTCAGGACGACGCGCCGGTACGGTTCGCTTCGGCTGACGACGTGTAATCTTTGAAATGGCAGGCGAAGTTTTGCCTCTTCGCGAGGCGGTGAGATATCGCGGCATGTCCTTCTCGTTCTGGCACAGTACCGCGTCTTCATCGACAACGCAGCCAGGTACCACCGAAGCAAAACGAAACAAGGATCGTAATTGATCAGCCCTTCTTGATGATTACCGCCCGTGCCTACCAGACCGCGGCTTCAAAACCGGCTCTGCCACGGTGGTGCGAACCCAGGCGAGCGCTCTTGTTCGGACGATAAATTTTCGGCACCGGCAGGGGGCAATATCGCCACCCTTCTCAATCACAGAGCAAATCTCGACGAGCAGCACGACTTGCTCCGGATAAGGCGGTTAAGCTCGCCACCTTTTGGGTGGCGGCACCGCGCGTCAGGCGAAGTCAAACGGGTCGGAACGGACGGTCGAGCGTGCGAGCAAGACAACGGCAAGCCAAGCCATCGCGCGCCAAGGGGCCTTGGCAGAGCCGACTGAACCAGCGGCAATATCGAACCGAAACAGACGGGTGGCGCGTGGTGCGAGTTCGGGGTCAATGGCTGATTGCGGAGTTGGCCGAAAGCACGAAAACGCTGGGCCCGCTTGCTCTCAGAGCTGGCGGGATTGCGCTGCAGCCTGCATACGCGCGAGCCGAAGGCGGGCGGTCTTGGCGTCGCGCTGCCGACGCTCTTCTTCAAGTGCCTCCCGTGCCGCTTGGTTCGTCCGCTCCAGAACATCCATCCTCTGCTCTGCATTCATGGTGTTTCGCTTCCGCACGATGTCAGTGTCTGGCATGGTCGCCTCCTTCTCCAGAGAAGGCTGAATGCGCTTTTGGCGCAGAGGATGCGGTACGCTAGCGGACGCAAGACCAGAGCCTTCCGTCCTGAGCGGGACTTATAGATGGGCGCGCGGCGCGAGTTTGCTTGATGGTGACCGGCGGCCGAATCTGGGACAGGTCTGCACAAGCTTAGACAGGATTGTCACAGGCTTCTTGCCTCCTCGGCAACGGGACCTAAATGGCAATTGATAGGACGGGAGATGATAATGGCAATTCTAAACGACTGGCTGGATGATCGCGTTCAGGAAATCATCGGCACGCCGGGCTTCCACCACCAGAAATCTGATTTCCGGGATCAGGCGAAGCATCTGGTCGACAGAGGCAAGGCAGAAGGCTTCAGCGTTGCAGAGATAAAGGAAGCTTGTGGCGGAGACGTCGAACGTTTCTTGCTGGAGCATCAAAACGCGATGACTGACGTCGAAGCGCAACAGGTCAATCTGGCGAGGCACTAGGCTTACCCGGTCTGCCGGCAGGAGGTTTCAACCGCTCGGCAATGCCGCGTGCTACTGCTCCTATCGGGGACATGGACTAGCGTGTAAGCCGGCGGCCGCTCGCCGCTGTGCAGGTCGCGGCGCGATCCCGTGTTTTTCGCTCGTTCCTGCCGGGCTGTCCGGGCTTTAGGGGAACTCCCTTTCTCTCTGATCGTTCTCGCTAGAAGAAAGGGAGAATGCAATGCCTGTGATTTATCATGTCGCAGAATACGATGAGGGATTTGCCTATCGGATGGAGGACGTCTGGTCGGAGACCTTCGCGTCTCACGAAGAGGCTCTGCAGGCGGCGCGCGCAGCGGCGAGCCGGCAGCGCCTCAGCGGGGAACCAACCGAAATCACCTTTCAGGATGAAACCGGCGCGTGGGAGACCCAGGAGGTCAGCGGCGAGGATCGTCCGTCGACGGATGTCATTGATGACACTTGAGGAGAAAAAGCTCTGCCAGTGTCAGGATCATGATAGGAGGCTTTCGATGTCGAAGATCGAAGCAGAAAAATCCGGTTGGTTGCGAAGCTTCATGACGGAGCTCGGAATTGTCGAGCCCGCGTCGGTCGCCGAGCTTGAAGAGGACCACCGGGAAGTGATCGACGCCTATCGGAACGGGAAGATTACGCAGGCCATGCTGAGAGGCAGCTTGATGAACGACGAACGTGTCAGCGCACAGGTCGAGGCGTCGGCCGCCGAAAGGCAATTCTAGTTCTCCATGGATCGGCCTCGCCGACCGCATCGCGGTTCGCATTGCCCCCCACAGCAACCAACAAAAGGATGCGCTGGTCGCAGGACGTAGCGCTAGCGTAGAAATCATCAGCGCGTCGAAACCTCCTGGCCAGCACTGATCTTGTCTCAGTTGCCGCCCTTTGAGCGCCGTCCCATCGCTAGCGAAAACAGCCGCGCCTGCCTGGTGGCAAAGGCTCGGGGATCGATTGGCCTGTCGCCATCGAGGATGCGGGCCTCATCGAGCAAAAGCCATGCTGCATCCTGCCGGAACACCTTATCCTTCATCGCCGCGATTTCTCGCACCAGTTCGTTTCCAGCATTGATCTCCAGGATCGGCTTTGAAGCGGTCTGCAGCCTGCCGGCACCCTGAAGGATCTTTTCGAGCTGCCGGTCGGGGCCATGTTCAGAGGCAACGAGGCAGACCGCGCTTTCCGTTAAGCGGGCGGAAACACGGACATCGGCCACAGCCTCGGCCAGAGTGGCTCGCGCAGAATCGATAAAGGCGGCGACGTCCGCGGACGACTCGGAACCATTGCCGCGATCATCCCGCGCATCGTCCAGGCCGTCCAGATCGGCTGCTCCTTGAGTTATCGATTTAAAGGTCTTGCCTTCATAGTCAGGGGCGTTTGTTGGCCAGAAGCTGTCGACGGAATCGGTCAGAAGCAGCACTTCAATATTCTTTGCTCGAAAACCTTCCAGCTGGGGCGACGCTTTCAGCTGATCAATCGAGGACCCACTGATATAGTAGATCGCGGCCTGTCCATCTCTCATGTCGGCGAGGTACTCCGCCAGGCTGCGTGTCTCCTGACCGGAAAAGGTGGTGCGGAAGCGTGCGAGCTTGAGCAGCTGCGCGCGCCGTTCGAAATCCTCGTAGATCCCCTCCTTGACGATCGCGCCGAACAGGTCCCAGAACGTCTTGAAGGTCTGGGCGTCATTCTCGGCCATCTTCTCCAGTGCGGCGAGAACACGCCCGGTCACACCCTTTCTGATCGCGGCGACAATCGGGCTTTCCTGGATCATCTCGCGGGAGATGTTCAACGGCATATCCGCCGTGTCGACGATGCCCCGCACAAACCGCAGATAGCGCGGCAGCAACTCGGCCTCGTCCGTAATGAAAACCCGCTTGACGTAGAGCTTCATCCGACCGTGCCGGTCGGGGTCGAAGAGATCGAAAGGCTGCGAGCCCGGGATGAAGGCGAGCGCGGTATAATCCTGGCGCCCTTCGGCGCGGAAGTGCACGGTGTGAAGGGGCTCGTCGTATTGGCCCGACACGCCTCGATAAAAATCGTCATATTCCTGTTTCGAAATTTCGGTCTTGGGCTTGGTCCAAAGCGCCAGGCCGTCCGTGACCTGCTGCGGATCGCTTCCCTCCTTTTCGACCAGGCGGATGGGCACGGGGACATGGCCGGACTGCTCGCGGATGATGTTCTCCACCGTCCACCGCGCGGTATATTTCTGTGCCTCGGCCATCAGGTGAAGCACGACGCGGGTTCCTCTCGTCGGTGCATTACTACCATCGACGCCGACAATATCGTAGCTGCCCTTGCCGTCGGACGACCACCTCCATGCCTCCTTACTGCCGGCCCGCCTAGAAATGACATCGACGCGGTCGGCAACCATGAAGGAGGAGTAGAACCCGACGCCGAACTGGCCTATCAGCTCGGCCTTTTCCCCGCCTTTCGCGGCCTCGATCCGTTCCATGAAGGCGCGGGTGCCCGATCGCGCGATCGTGCCCAGCGCATCGATCATCTCCTCACGGCTCATGCCAATGCCGTTGTCCTCCACACTCAGTGTCTGTTTGTCTTCATCGAGGCGTACGAGGATTTGCAGCTGCGCGCCGTCTGCGCTGAGTTTGGGCTGGGAAATCGACTCGTAGCGGAGTTTTTCGCAGGCATCGGCAGCGTTCGAGATCAACTCACGCAAAAAAACGTCCTTGTCCGAATAGACCGAATGCACCATCATGTGTAGGAGGCGGCTGACATCGGCTTCGAATGGGTGTTGTTCAGGCTGCCGTTCGTCTGCTCTCATCGATCTTCCCTCATGTCTTTCGTCGCACCTCCGGTCTGGCGCAGATTCGATCGAACAACTTAGTTCACCATGCGCAACAGGCAAGATCCTGAGTTTTTTTCCCTCAGCGCTCAGGCCACCGGAACCCGGCTTCTTGCGAGTGCCCTGCTCGATATCAACGCGGCAACGACGACCGGCACGACTGTCCAGTAAGAACAGCGCACGCCGAAATACTCGGCGACGAAGCCGAGCAGCGGCGGCCCTGCGAAAAAAACCAGAAATGTCGTTTGTCCCAGAGCTGCCACATTGACAGACGGCGCTCGATCACCCCTCCCCGCCGCTGCGGAAATTGCCAGCGGATAGACAGCCGAACATCCGATGCCGGTCAATGCGAACCCGGCGAGTGCAACCACAGCATGCGGGGCCGTTGCCACCATGACCAGCCCGGTGGCGGTGATGAGAAGCAGGCTCCTGGCGACGCCAAGCGCATCAAACCGGTCAACGAACCTGTCCATGACGAGCCTGCCAATCGCGATCGTGAGTGAGAATATCGTGACGCCAAGGCCCCCGAGGAAGGGAGATGCCACGAACACGTCGCGCATATAAATCGCCGACCAATCCACGCTTGCCCCTTCGGCGAGCAAGGGTGCGGCGCCGATCAAGCAAAGAGGTAGGAGGCCGATGGTCGGCCGCGCGATCAGGTATTTGCCGATTGTGGCTGTGTTGTCTCGGCGAGGCGCGGTTTGGATCTTCATGAAGATGATCGTTCCACTGATCAGGATCAGCGCTAGCGCTAGCGCCATGTGAATCTCGACTGGTACCGTCGCTTGACGCATGATCGCGCCCACGAGAGCCGTAATGAAGAAACCGGTGCTCCACATGCCATGCGCGCGGCTCATAATCCTTCGCCCGAGCAGGGCTTCGTGGCGATCCGTTTCGATGTTCGCGTTGATCTCGAAGGCGCCGGTCAGGATACCAGCCACAAACAGGACCGGAGCGGCGGCGACCGCTGAAGGCATCCAAGGAACAAGGGCAAATCCGGTGCTTGCTCCGAATACTGTCAGGAAGGCCATGGTGCGGGCGCCGAACCTTTCGATCACGGGAACGGAGAAGGTCAGGCCGAACAGAACCCCTGAGGACATCGACACCAGCAGGATGCCGAGCTGGCCCTCGGAGAGGGCAAATCGGGCCTGGAGGTCGGGGAGGCGTGACAACAAACCTCCGAGCATGAAGGCGACCGCGAACTGGATGAAGAAGATGCGTTGATGTGGCTGCATGAGCGGGTCAAAGCGTCGGGTTGGAGCGATCGAAACGCGGCTGTCAACGAGAAGTGGAAACTCAAGGGACCTCATTCTTGTTCCGGCTCCCCGGCAAGAGGAAGCAGAGATTTGGTCCATCTGCTCGCTACGGGATGGTGGTGCTGACACAACGCTTGCCTGCCGCCTCGGTGAGAGAATATCCTCGCAGCAGGGCCACGATGCCATCTGCTTGCCTCTTATCGGCATCGCAACCTCGTAGAGGCCGGAAACAATCTCCGTGGGCGGCAGCAAAAAGCCCCCGCGATAAGCGAGGGCTCTTTTCCGGTCTTTCTGAACCGGTCACCCGATAGCGGGTTGGGGGCGTGCAATCGAGTGACGCCTTTGAAACCTGCAGCATGACAGAAAGTTCCCACCCGCTTATTCTTTTGAGGAACGGCTCAGCCAAAATCTATCGTTGAAGAACGCCCGGCCGATGATGTGCGTGCTCGGCCGGTGAAACGAAGATGAGGCACAACTTTTTCACGTTCTGTGCGTTGATGTGGCGACTTGGCAATGGAGCACGTCTGGTGACTAGAGTGAATGTTGGAACTTTGGCAAAAGCCGGCTATGCCGCGAGAGGCGTCGTCTTCCTGCTCGTTGCCGCGATGGCCCTCTTCTCGGGGTTGGCCGGCGGCAGGCCAGATACAAAATCAGCTTTGTCGACCCTCCTTGATCAGCCCCTCGGACGGGTCTGGGTCGGCACCATTGGCCTCGGTCTGCTCGGCTTCGTGGCCTGGCGACTTGCGCAGTCGCTTGCAGACAGCGATGGACATGGATCAGGCAGCAAGGCACTGGCCATCAGGGCCGCCCTCCTTGGTAGCGCCTTGGCCTATATCGGGCTGGCGAGTTTTGCGATCAGTCACGCCCTGTCGGCGGGCGGTGGCGGACAGTCCTCAGGCGAGCAAAGTCTTGCGCGTTGGATCATGTCCCAACCCTACGGCGCCTATCTAGCGGTTGTGGTGGGGCTTGGCTTCATCATCGGCGGGGTGATGACGTCGATGAAGGGGCTGACGCGCAAATTCGAGAAATATCTCCACTTGCCGGATAGGAAAGGGTTCATCCGTCTCGTGTGCATTTATGGCCTTGTCGCTCGCGGTATTGTGTTCGCCCTTACGGGCCTGCTTTTCGCGTACGCGGGCATTACGGTAGACCCCGATCAGGCAGGCAGCATGTCGGATGCGCTGACATGGTTGCGACAGCTCCCCTTCGGTGCGCTCCTCTACATTTTGGTTTCTCTAGGCCTTGCCGCATTCGGGCTCTACAATCTCGTCGAGGCGCGTTACCGCGTCGTGCATGGCCCCTCCCTCAACGACGTGAAGAAGGCCGTCGTAATCCCACGGCCGTGACGGCGATCGTCGGCGGCCATCCGGAGCCGTCGTCTGGAGAACAACATGTGGCGCCTCTTTCAGACTGTTTGCGCCTCAAAGAGCTTGGCGTGACCGATCCTGCTCGCGCATCGCGTCCCGATCAGCGGAGCGTCGGCGAGACC
This genomic window from Sinorhizobium sp. B11 contains:
- a CDS encoding DUF1206 domain-containing protein, whose protein sequence is MWRLGNGARLVTRVNVGTLAKAGYAARGVVFLLVAAMALFSGLAGGRPDTKSALSTLLDQPLGRVWVGTIGLGLLGFVAWRLAQSLADSDGHGSGSKALAIRAALLGSALAYIGLASFAISHALSAGGGGQSSGEQSLARWIMSQPYGAYLAVVVGLGFIIGGVMTSMKGLTRKFEKYLHLPDRKGFIRLVCIYGLVARGIVFALTGLLFAYAGITVDPDQAGSMSDALTWLRQLPFGALLYILVSLGLAAFGLYNLVEARYRVVHGPSLNDVKKAVVIPRP